The following coding sequences are from one Rhodopirellula halodulae window:
- a CDS encoding efflux RND transporter permease subunit produces MPLKSLADQATSYRVRFCIGLVAVCILAPLAIRDSARALGTMYNAPALWLPEDMPVRKQYDDFSKLFQGQDVLMIGWDGAKIGSESVDEAAKALLPLTESTPQRAAYLEGVSSGQRVFDVLTSPPTSFSERATRARLRGSLIGEDGEQTIVLATFTEAGSLKRQEVIDDIRQIVSDKIGVDAEQIYTAGPPTDGALVDAEAQTSIDRYTLPSVILGALICVFCLRSLVLTAIIIIVAVIGQGMSLAMVLYSGIEMNAILIVLPPLVFVLTASAGIHLCNYYRDAMCSDPDIDPTAATRQAMKAGILPCWLAATTTIIGLGSLGLVRLVPVSAFGLIAAGSVFSTLLLLLLLLPGAMQWHGARHQAKHRASRKSTNAEDNDPLPVQTWRKNIGHAWEAFAAKFMKVPITVVTIFTLITAVAASGLPDLTTSVNIPRMFPAESRIRTDYAWFEEHIGPTINAEVVVQFAPEAMPDPIDRFRLVRDVDDHLRQTELVGGVFSARSFLPSPPSKKSRSIRSTVLEANIRRQLNDPDSALQDAGYIASDEAGNQLWRISFRFPFDEDIDYRSEFERVQAELTPILEEAGDGITGTFTGGVPMTTESQDVLLQDLFRSFLAAFGIVAIIMMLLLRSVSGGLVAMFPNLFPTITLFGTMGLMQTPLDIGSVMTASVALGIAVDGTIHFLTKFQNQSRQGKSRMEASIAALHKCGPAMWQTTAVCAISPLVYGLSEFQPTQRFAFMMFGLLVAALVGDVLLLPALLASPLGRFLTPKLARAQNQPGS; encoded by the coding sequence ATGCCTTTGAAATCTTTGGCGGACCAGGCAACCAGTTACCGAGTGCGGTTCTGCATCGGACTGGTCGCGGTATGCATTCTCGCACCGCTGGCGATTCGTGATTCGGCTCGTGCACTCGGCACGATGTACAACGCCCCCGCGTTGTGGTTGCCCGAAGACATGCCGGTCCGCAAACAGTACGACGACTTCTCAAAGCTGTTTCAGGGTCAAGACGTTTTGATGATTGGTTGGGACGGGGCCAAGATCGGAAGCGAATCCGTCGACGAAGCCGCCAAAGCGTTGCTGCCTCTGACTGAGTCCACGCCGCAGCGTGCGGCGTACCTCGAAGGGGTCAGCTCGGGCCAACGCGTGTTTGATGTGCTGACCAGCCCGCCAACCAGTTTCTCCGAGCGTGCCACCAGGGCTCGACTGCGTGGCTCGCTGATTGGAGAAGACGGCGAGCAAACGATCGTGCTGGCGACTTTTACGGAAGCCGGCAGTTTAAAACGCCAGGAAGTCATTGATGACATCCGACAAATTGTCTCGGACAAAATCGGTGTCGACGCGGAGCAGATCTACACCGCAGGACCACCGACCGACGGGGCGCTCGTGGACGCGGAGGCTCAGACATCGATCGACCGATACACCCTGCCCTCGGTGATCTTGGGTGCATTGATCTGCGTCTTCTGCCTGAGGTCGCTTGTTCTGACAGCAATCATCATCATCGTGGCGGTGATTGGCCAAGGCATGTCATTGGCGATGGTGCTGTATTCCGGAATCGAGATGAACGCGATTCTGATTGTGTTGCCACCGCTTGTGTTTGTCTTGACCGCCAGCGCCGGCATCCACCTGTGCAACTACTACCGCGACGCGATGTGCAGCGATCCTGACATCGATCCCACCGCGGCAACACGCCAAGCGATGAAGGCGGGCATCTTGCCGTGCTGGTTGGCCGCGACGACGACGATCATCGGCCTTGGTTCGCTGGGGCTGGTGCGACTGGTTCCAGTCAGTGCCTTTGGGTTAATCGCCGCCGGATCAGTCTTCAGCACGCTGTTGTTGCTGTTGCTTCTCCTGCCCGGCGCGATGCAGTGGCATGGAGCCCGTCACCAAGCCAAACATCGTGCGAGCCGAAAGAGCACGAATGCCGAGGACAATGATCCCTTGCCTGTTCAAACGTGGCGAAAGAACATCGGCCACGCCTGGGAGGCTTTTGCCGCAAAGTTCATGAAGGTGCCGATCACGGTCGTCACCATCTTTACACTCATCACAGCCGTTGCGGCCTCCGGATTGCCGGACCTCACAACCTCCGTGAACATCCCACGTATGTTTCCGGCCGAGAGCCGCATACGGACGGACTACGCCTGGTTCGAAGAACACATTGGCCCCACGATCAATGCGGAAGTCGTGGTCCAGTTCGCTCCGGAGGCGATGCCTGATCCAATCGATCGATTTCGCTTGGTCCGTGACGTGGACGACCATCTTCGACAAACGGAATTGGTCGGCGGAGTCTTCTCGGCACGATCATTTCTTCCCAGTCCGCCGTCGAAAAAGAGCCGCAGCATTCGCTCCACCGTGCTGGAAGCCAACATTCGCAGGCAACTCAACGACCCCGATTCCGCGTTGCAAGACGCCGGCTACATCGCCAGCGACGAAGCCGGCAACCAATTGTGGCGGATCAGTTTTCGTTTTCCGTTTGACGAGGACATCGACTATCGGTCAGAGTTCGAACGCGTTCAGGCGGAACTCACCCCAATCTTGGAAGAAGCCGGCGACGGCATCACGGGAACGTTCACAGGGGGCGTTCCAATGACAACGGAATCGCAAGACGTTTTGCTGCAGGACCTCTTTCGCAGCTTTCTAGCCGCGTTTGGCATCGTCGCCATCATCATGATGCTGCTGCTGAGAAGTGTGTCCGGTGGCTTGGTTGCGATGTTCCCCAATTTGTTTCCAACCATCACCTTGTTCGGCACCATGGGTTTGATGCAGACCCCGCTGGACATCGGATCGGTGATGACCGCCAGTGTCGCACTGGGAATCGCGGTCGACGGAACAATCCACTTCCTGACGAAATTCCAAAACCAATCGCGGCAGGGAAAATCGCGAATGGAGGCTTCCATCGCGGCACTTCACAAATGCGGCCCCGCCATGTGGCAAACGACCGCCGTCTGCGCGATCTCACCTTTGGTTTACGGGCTGTCAGAATTCCAACCCACCCAGCGTTTTGCCTTCATGATGTTTGGTCTGCTGGTGGCGGCTTTGGTCGGCGATGTCTTGCTGCTACCGGCGTTACTGGCATCGCCGCTGGGTCGATTTCTGACGCCTAAACTCGCCCGCGCACAAAATCAGCCGGGAAGTTAG
- a CDS encoding efflux RND transporter permease subunit: MTADSAKPSFLERPGPLGLTVALLILMGFFFFLPSAFRAARMGLKNKENDVKDWLPSDFPETAELDWFADHFAGESFVLLTWEGCNVGDQRLRLLEEKLLHESANYREQLAAEEAWGEDALSLAEIQARVRARELGEELQLLPPGQELTNWGGEDEKWLASADGTWYYIQPDGKLFRWEESMNGPAALIRKVNKAAGRYELRGQFVTAFGDPSTPERVNPFYNDPMLLCAPLFQTVQTGATIAEELAAEDGPLWPIDLTDVTKKPIVAKRLAMERLTGTLFAPAVPFEFDWKPESFVEQLPADRRSEVPDDADQRIATTLQEFVDSRLEGDASRLPTALTQIQTDAWYAVYDSLGVEPPPRLTCLLVTLTDLAKDNLAFAIGRGTLGMPQGRLLQLAKQSGIQPPLPPSSAPPPFNREPPESIGGMPPLRMGGPPVDNIAIDEEGTVTLVRLVGYCILVGVLLSYFCFRSFKVTIMLFIVGGSAAMLSMSVVGWTGGRVDAILMSMPSLVYVLGLSGSIHVINYYRDEVRFRGRRGAATRALKHAALPCTLAALTTAIGLASLFTSNLKPISNFGLYSAIGVISTLGVLFSYLPAALETFSPQFGQDKAEERKRLAAAKKAANAEGTSPGDTTKPQKGAVSGELELAAWWAGVGRWITGNHAMVSTVCLVGLVLASLGLFKITTSVQLLKLFDPQARILRDYAWLEDHFGNLVPMEIVVRMPPEIQRPMRLANATTEEETEAEDKLSDPVSLSLLERIEAVSRIRKVVTRSLGEEGIAKVGQASSMDTFIAPLPDVSNGWSAQRNLFNNRLTESRSELLESDYVKLEKNGPLKDSELWRLSLRVSALSDVDYGLFINELKDAVDPVVQAYRVRSELIREIQQPDGTQIPKAKVLVLGAQNVVDLDSASLVKVDEATGEKVVDQQAIFLSTLRELLGNERIRQSWIDPNAEDAIARTTDDNWDRRIAAADVVVDVSDLPFADSAELADDSAALATKGAARLLTARDVIAKSIPKHILALDKVASGQPDRLPIFELDEPATPQVIYTGVVPVVYKAQRTLLGSLVESILLAFVLIGIVMIVLLNPGAFPTRWLMPANIQSGLLAGAVSMIPNVFPVLLVFGLMGHLRTAVDIGTMMTASVAMGVAVDDTIHFLTWFRQFLEEGKTRREAVIETYRRVGPAMTQTTIVGGLGLFIFAMSTFTPTQRFGTLMLVMLAAALIGDLILLPALLAGPLGKVFKPRHDHLGKPTFDPGQSGIAAASEIGGVELDSMSESARVNDDRVVTEDTPVLKLHKPPARKDANRPSPKG, from the coding sequence ATGACCGCAGATTCAGCCAAGCCGTCGTTCCTGGAGCGACCCGGCCCGTTGGGGCTGACCGTGGCTTTGTTGATTTTGATGGGATTTTTCTTCTTCTTGCCCTCCGCCTTCCGCGCGGCTCGCATGGGTTTGAAGAACAAAGAGAATGACGTCAAAGATTGGCTTCCCAGCGATTTCCCAGAGACCGCGGAACTCGACTGGTTCGCGGATCACTTCGCCGGCGAGAGCTTTGTGCTGCTGACCTGGGAAGGTTGCAACGTCGGCGATCAACGTCTGCGTTTGCTGGAAGAGAAACTGCTGCATGAATCCGCCAATTACCGTGAGCAATTGGCTGCCGAGGAAGCGTGGGGCGAAGATGCGTTGTCGCTGGCCGAAATCCAGGCTCGCGTTCGCGCGCGTGAACTCGGCGAAGAGTTGCAACTGCTGCCGCCCGGCCAGGAACTGACGAACTGGGGTGGCGAAGACGAGAAGTGGTTGGCCTCGGCTGATGGGACGTGGTACTACATCCAACCCGACGGCAAACTGTTCCGTTGGGAAGAGTCCATGAATGGCCCCGCGGCGCTCATCCGCAAGGTCAACAAGGCAGCGGGTCGTTACGAACTGCGTGGGCAATTTGTGACCGCCTTTGGGGATCCATCCACACCGGAACGAGTCAACCCGTTCTACAACGATCCCATGTTGCTTTGCGCGCCGCTGTTTCAAACGGTGCAAACGGGAGCCACCATCGCGGAAGAGTTGGCAGCCGAGGATGGACCTCTGTGGCCAATCGATTTGACCGATGTCACGAAGAAGCCCATCGTGGCCAAGCGTTTGGCGATGGAGCGTTTGACCGGAACCTTGTTCGCTCCGGCCGTTCCTTTCGAATTCGACTGGAAGCCTGAATCCTTTGTCGAGCAGTTGCCGGCTGATCGGCGATCCGAAGTTCCCGACGACGCCGACCAACGCATCGCAACCACATTGCAAGAGTTCGTTGATTCGCGATTGGAAGGCGATGCATCACGATTGCCGACGGCGCTGACGCAGATTCAAACGGATGCCTGGTACGCGGTTTACGATTCGCTCGGTGTGGAACCACCGCCACGTTTGACATGCTTGCTGGTCACGTTGACGGACCTTGCCAAAGACAACCTGGCGTTCGCAATCGGTCGTGGCACGCTCGGAATGCCTCAGGGACGCTTGTTGCAACTCGCGAAACAGTCCGGCATTCAACCGCCGCTGCCACCCAGCAGTGCACCGCCACCGTTCAATCGCGAACCACCGGAATCGATCGGTGGCATGCCGCCGTTGCGAATGGGTGGGCCTCCCGTCGACAACATCGCCATCGACGAAGAAGGCACCGTCACTTTGGTGCGTCTGGTCGGTTATTGCATCTTGGTTGGCGTGTTGCTGTCGTACTTCTGCTTCCGCAGTTTCAAAGTCACCATCATGTTGTTCATCGTCGGCGGGTCCGCTGCGATGCTCAGCATGTCCGTCGTCGGTTGGACCGGCGGCCGAGTCGATGCAATTTTGATGTCGATGCCGTCACTGGTGTATGTGTTGGGCCTGTCCGGTTCCATTCACGTGATCAACTACTACCGCGACGAAGTGCGTTTCCGAGGCCGTCGCGGCGCGGCGACTCGAGCACTGAAACACGCCGCGTTGCCGTGTACTTTGGCCGCGCTAACGACCGCCATTGGTTTGGCGTCCCTGTTCACCAGCAATCTGAAACCGATCAGCAACTTCGGTCTGTATTCCGCGATCGGTGTGATTTCGACATTGGGCGTGCTGTTCAGTTATCTCCCAGCCGCTCTGGAAACATTCTCGCCGCAGTTCGGACAAGACAAAGCTGAAGAACGCAAACGTTTGGCTGCTGCCAAGAAAGCCGCGAACGCGGAAGGCACGTCGCCCGGCGACACAACCAAACCGCAAAAGGGCGCCGTGTCCGGCGAACTGGAATTGGCGGCTTGGTGGGCTGGCGTGGGGCGTTGGATCACGGGCAACCATGCGATGGTCAGCACCGTTTGCCTGGTCGGGTTGGTGTTGGCTTCGCTGGGGTTGTTCAAGATCACCACATCGGTGCAGTTGCTAAAGCTATTCGATCCTCAGGCTCGTATCCTTCGCGACTATGCATGGTTGGAAGATCACTTCGGCAATCTAGTGCCGATGGAAATCGTGGTCCGCATGCCGCCCGAAATCCAACGTCCGATGCGATTGGCAAACGCCACCACAGAGGAGGAAACCGAAGCGGAAGACAAGTTGTCCGATCCGGTGTCGCTGAGTCTGCTCGAGCGGATCGAAGCGGTCTCGCGAATTCGAAAAGTCGTCACCCGATCACTGGGTGAGGAAGGCATCGCGAAAGTTGGCCAAGCGTCGAGCATGGACACCTTCATCGCTCCGCTGCCCGACGTCAGCAATGGTTGGAGTGCCCAACGCAATCTGTTCAACAACCGGTTGACGGAATCGCGATCGGAGCTGTTAGAAAGCGACTACGTCAAACTCGAAAAGAACGGCCCGCTGAAAGACAGCGAGTTGTGGCGTTTGAGCCTTCGCGTCAGTGCCTTGTCCGACGTTGACTACGGACTGTTCATCAATGAACTGAAAGACGCCGTTGATCCGGTGGTCCAGGCCTATCGAGTGCGATCGGAACTGATTCGAGAAATTCAACAGCCTGACGGCACTCAGATTCCCAAAGCCAAGGTGTTGGTGCTCGGGGCACAGAACGTGGTCGATCTCGATTCTGCTTCCTTGGTGAAGGTCGATGAAGCGACGGGCGAAAAAGTGGTCGATCAACAAGCGATCTTTTTGTCGACGCTTCGTGAGTTGCTCGGCAATGAACGCATTCGTCAGAGCTGGATCGATCCCAACGCGGAAGACGCCATCGCACGAACCACGGACGACAATTGGGACCGCCGCATTGCCGCCGCCGACGTGGTGGTCGATGTCTCGGATTTGCCATTCGCTGACTCTGCGGAATTGGCGGATGACAGTGCGGCATTGGCGACAAAGGGTGCGGCTCGTTTGCTGACCGCGCGGGATGTGATCGCCAAGTCGATTCCGAAACACATTTTGGCGCTGGACAAAGTCGCCAGTGGGCAACCGGATCGACTGCCAATCTTTGAACTGGACGAACCCGCCACGCCGCAAGTCATCTACACCGGCGTCGTCCCCGTGGTCTATAAAGCCCAACGCACGCTTTTGGGCAGCTTGGTTGAGTCCATCCTGTTGGCATTCGTGTTGATTGGGATCGTGATGATCGTCTTGCTGAACCCCGGGGCGTTCCCAACACGCTGGTTGATGCCCGCCAACATCCAATCCGGATTGTTGGCCGGTGCCGTTTCGATGATCCCCAATGTCTTCCCGGTTTTGCTGGTCTTCGGCTTGATGGGTCACTTGAGAACGGCGGTCGACATCGGAACGATGATGACGGCCAGTGTTGCGATGGGTGTTGCCGTCGATGACACCATTCACTTTCTGACTTGGTTTCGCCAATTCTTGGAAGAAGGCAAGACTCGTCGCGAAGCTGTGATCGAGACCTACCGTCGAGTGGGGCCTGCGATGACGCAAACCACCATCGTCGGCGGATTAGGATTGTTCATTTTCGCGATGTCAACGTTCACGCCGACACAGCGTTTTGGAACGTTGATGTTGGTGATGCTCGCCGCGGCCTTGATCGGCGACTTGATCTTGCTTCCAGCCTTGCTGGCTGGACCGCTCGGGAAGGTTTTCAAACCCCGGCATGACCATCTGGGAAAGCCCACGTTTGATCCGGGGCAATCTGGCATTGCCGCCGCGAGTGAAATTGGCGGGGTCGAACTGGATTCGATGAGCGAAAGTGCCCGTGTCAACGACGATCGCGTTGTCACGGAGGACACTCCGGTGTTGAAACTGCACAAACCACCCGCACGCAAAGACGCCAATCGCCCATCGCCGAAGGGATAG
- a CDS encoding S41 family peptidase produces the protein MDLLTTINRCFALDKQTNVSHQDNAVVSRVGRQRTSQRLRTFALIVGSFAVGGSALPAQAQGFVPSRGPVASAPTNDAERQLDEQERSKALADGIELEEAGQWGDAIDHYEAATRRFPQDRMLYQRLLISRLRFDVERRYQDQTYLQSLRDMTTSQSLDLYSEILANLQTHYVDTIEWSRVLLHGTAALETALDDETFVQTMLPNTSREQIEKFRMEIHHRISNRSTQSRFDLRATVSQVASMANQELGLSGTATVLEFVSGAVSTLDTYTRLLSPGQLDDMFSTIDGNFVGLGVELKPGEDCLQILSVIPGGPADEAGIKAGDRIMGVDTTSAADRDPDFVADLLRGPEGSSVSLEIASVDQPARRIQVARRRVDVPCVENVHLVDTEAKVGYFRLTNFQKSTPKEVEQALWDLSRQGMRSLIIDLRDNPGGLLPASVEVADRFISTGRILTTRGRNARENFDYTAHRPNTWNVPLAVLIDRNSASASEIFSGAIRDANRGTVVGEKSYGKGSVQGIFRMQAAQFGLCLTTAKFYSPSGRAISRNGVEPHISVPPTYIAARPDESGRLVTELEDDVLQKAIEFLGQSAQ, from the coding sequence ATGGATTTGTTAACGACGATCAACCGATGTTTTGCCTTGGACAAGCAAACCAACGTGTCGCACCAAGACAACGCAGTTGTTTCGCGTGTTGGTCGCCAGCGCACCTCGCAACGACTTCGCACGTTCGCGTTGATTGTCGGATCCTTCGCCGTGGGCGGTTCCGCCCTGCCAGCCCAGGCACAAGGCTTCGTGCCCTCGCGCGGTCCCGTTGCTTCCGCCCCAACCAATGACGCGGAACGCCAGCTCGACGAACAAGAACGATCCAAGGCACTCGCCGATGGCATCGAATTAGAAGAAGCCGGACAATGGGGCGATGCGATCGATCACTACGAAGCGGCCACCCGTCGTTTCCCGCAAGACCGGATGTTGTACCAGCGTCTGCTGATCAGCCGTTTGCGTTTTGATGTCGAACGTCGCTACCAAGATCAAACCTACCTGCAATCGCTCCGCGACATGACGACGTCGCAATCGCTGGATTTGTACAGCGAGATCTTGGCAAATCTGCAAACACACTATGTTGACACGATCGAGTGGTCGCGAGTGCTGTTGCACGGCACTGCGGCTCTCGAAACCGCGTTGGACGACGAAACGTTCGTTCAAACGATGTTGCCGAACACAAGCCGGGAGCAAATTGAAAAGTTCCGGATGGAGATCCATCACCGCATTAGCAACCGCTCCACCCAGAGTCGTTTCGATTTGCGAGCCACGGTGTCTCAAGTCGCGTCGATGGCCAACCAAGAACTCGGGCTGAGCGGAACAGCAACCGTGCTGGAATTCGTCAGCGGAGCCGTGTCGACACTGGATACCTACACACGATTGCTCTCGCCCGGTCAGTTGGACGATATGTTCAGCACGATTGACGGCAATTTCGTTGGGCTGGGGGTCGAGCTGAAACCAGGCGAAGACTGCTTGCAGATTTTGTCTGTGATTCCCGGCGGGCCGGCCGATGAAGCCGGTATCAAGGCGGGCGATCGTATCATGGGTGTGGACACAACCTCGGCCGCCGACCGCGACCCAGACTTCGTTGCCGATTTGCTGCGTGGTCCAGAAGGCTCGTCGGTGTCGTTGGAGATCGCTTCGGTGGATCAACCCGCCCGCCGAATTCAGGTCGCTCGCCGTCGTGTGGATGTGCCTTGCGTTGAAAACGTGCACCTGGTCGATACAGAAGCCAAGGTTGGTTACTTCCGATTGACGAACTTTCAAAAGTCGACGCCCAAAGAAGTCGAACAGGCTTTGTGGGACCTGAGCCGTCAAGGCATGCGGTCACTGATCATCGATCTGCGAGACAACCCAGGCGGACTGTTGCCAGCGTCGGTCGAGGTTGCGGACCGTTTCATCTCGACCGGCCGTATTCTGACGACTCGCGGACGCAACGCTCGCGAAAACTTTGATTACACGGCACACCGTCCGAACACTTGGAACGTTCCGCTGGCGGTTTTGATCGACCGAAACAGTGCCAGTGCCAGCGAGATTTTCTCGGGTGCCATTCGCGATGCGAATCGCGGAACGGTGGTGGGCGAAAAGAGCTATGGCAAAGGCAGCGTGCAGGGGATCTTCCGCATGCAAGCCGCCCAGTTCGGATTGTGCTTGACCACCGCAAAGTTCTATTCGCCCAGCGGCCGAGCGATCAGCCGCAACGGCGTGGAGCCTCATATCTCCGTCCCACCGACCTACATCGCGGCTCGTCCCGATGAAAGCGGACGTTTGGTCACGGAATTGGAAGACGACGTGCTTCAAAAAGCCATCGAGTTCCTGGGCCAGTCGGCTCAATAA
- a CDS encoding DUF350 domain-containing protein: protein MNQPWTELAQSTTVAVPVEPVTSLDLLLQHLIAACVFSIVGIVVFLGCLVLMEKLTPFSILHEIGEEHNLAVSIVVAAIVLGISIIIAASVIG from the coding sequence ATGAATCAACCATGGACCGAACTTGCTCAAAGCACCACTGTTGCCGTCCCAGTCGAACCCGTCACCAGTCTGGATCTGCTGCTGCAACACTTGATTGCGGCGTGTGTGTTTTCAATTGTGGGCATCGTTGTCTTCTTGGGATGCCTGGTGTTGATGGAGAAGTTGACCCCTTTTTCGATCCTGCATGAGATTGGCGAAGAGCATAACTTGGCCGTTTCCATCGTTGTCGCAGCGATTGTGCTTGGAATCTCGATCATCATCGCCGCGTCCGTCATCGGTTGA
- a CDS encoding transaldolase family protein, which yields MSASLQSLIDSGTKLYLDSVEPSEVDQNLAWGAVGATSNPAIISGIVKAGGFDSRIDELLSEGHDDEAIAWALTDELVNDAEKKFASIHESTGGNAGWVSFELDPILEDPDQKFSAADIAERYIELGKQWNAGHTNRMIKVPATEAGLAALEELAANGITLNVTLMFTADQYHAAREAVWKGAQRAAEAGIRSLDQFKSVYSIFISRIDVYTQKELPNLSSDAQGQVGILNAKRIWKENQEFWADKGLKLEQELIFASTGTKSKDDPPWKYVAALAGSDIQTNPPSTNEAVDASGETFKRQVDEMPSQAVQDEIDGALDVAHMHKFLMDEGVDKFVKPQRELLAIIAAKREELSSKA from the coding sequence ATGTCTGCATCCCTCCAGTCACTGATTGATTCCGGCACCAAGCTGTACCTGGATTCCGTCGAACCATCCGAAGTCGACCAAAACCTCGCTTGGGGCGCCGTCGGGGCGACCAGCAATCCGGCCATCATCTCGGGAATCGTCAAAGCGGGCGGTTTCGATTCGCGAATCGACGAACTGCTCAGCGAAGGTCACGACGACGAAGCCATCGCGTGGGCGTTGACCGACGAATTGGTCAACGACGCGGAAAAGAAATTCGCGTCGATCCACGAATCCACCGGCGGCAATGCGGGCTGGGTGAGCTTCGAATTGGATCCGATTTTGGAAGACCCGGATCAGAAGTTTTCAGCGGCGGACATTGCGGAACGCTACATCGAGCTCGGCAAGCAGTGGAACGCGGGCCACACCAACCGCATGATCAAAGTTCCTGCCACGGAAGCCGGCTTGGCCGCGTTGGAAGAACTGGCCGCCAACGGAATCACGCTGAACGTCACGTTGATGTTCACCGCGGACCAGTACCACGCGGCTCGTGAAGCCGTTTGGAAAGGCGCTCAGCGCGCGGCGGAAGCTGGCATTCGTTCGCTGGATCAATTCAAGTCCGTGTACAGCATCTTTATTTCGCGAATCGATGTTTACACTCAGAAAGAACTGCCGAACCTATCCAGCGATGCTCAAGGCCAGGTCGGCATCTTGAACGCCAAACGCATTTGGAAAGAGAACCAAGAGTTCTGGGCCGACAAAGGTTTGAAGCTGGAGCAGGAGTTGATCTTCGCCAGCACAGGTACGAAGAGCAAAGACGATCCACCGTGGAAGTACGTGGCGGCGTTGGCTGGCAGTGACATTCAAACCAACCCACCATCGACCAACGAAGCGGTCGACGCCAGCGGTGAAACGTTCAAACGTCAAGTCGACGAGATGCCTTCGCAAGCTGTCCAAGACGAGATTGATGGCGCGTTGGACGTGGCTCACATGCACAAGTTTTTGATGGACGAAGGGGTCGACAAATTTGTCAAACCCCAGCGTGAATTGCTGGCGATCATCGCCGCCAAGCGAGAAGAATTGTCCAGCAAAGCTTGA